The Chitinophagales bacterium genome has a window encoding:
- a CDS encoding T9SS type A sorting domain-containing protein, with translation MRNIYTLLIFSFLSVFSLSAQNEFVNNGGEVTIENGAELYVHGEVKLNANSKLVNNGFIQMDGSTGNTNGINWISNTSLDSLIGTGKVRFYESGVEATYSISGTGVKFYNLEIDIEFLQGGENRVWVDVDSDVEITNQLELNNGKLITGANEVFVTNDNPTAAVISVNNFGDNFSNYVQGKLKRAVKTNDDYLFPVGSDRFASGNTGYNPVEIENLTTVPGGANAIVAEFIPEPNIGGVSWMGSADCTPHGGIVDQHFDINDMVDNFGYWNLTADNSTGWSYDISTTPSDELLNQNAGATYMKLLKAPGGSAGSAYNWSSDVLNSGILCEGVNVISGALHTFNASSNPTNTPTDVIPATGLTTFSDFGIAKSGTFGLPIELVSLKATPVDNEYIRVDWVTATEINNAGFEVHRSTDGVNFREIGWVDGAGNSTDELEYAFDDHDVEPNKTYYYRLKQIDYDGAFELTYIVNAKITKEGVLTVGNFIPNPSNGNSYINVNSSEVHKIRVQIFTTLGQIINVKDFEINPGLNRMDFDFSMLADGTYHAVIMVDENEVHNKKIVITK, from the coding sequence ATGAGAAACATTTACACGCTATTAATTTTTTCTTTTCTTTCAGTTTTCTCCCTTTCCGCTCAAAATGAGTTTGTAAATAATGGTGGTGAAGTCACTATTGAAAATGGTGCTGAGCTTTATGTACATGGAGAGGTAAAACTCAATGCCAATTCAAAATTGGTCAACAATGGTTTTATACAGATGGATGGTTCGACTGGTAATACTAATGGTATTAACTGGATTTCAAACACCAGTCTTGACTCACTAATAGGCACAGGTAAAGTTAGGTTTTATGAATCTGGTGTCGAGGCTACCTATAGTATTTCTGGTACTGGTGTGAAATTTTACAATCTTGAAATTGATATTGAGTTTCTGCAAGGTGGCGAGAATAGAGTTTGGGTAGATGTTGACAGCGATGTAGAGATAACTAATCAACTAGAACTTAACAATGGTAAATTAATTACAGGTGCAAATGAAGTTTTTGTAACTAATGATAACCCTACAGCCGCAGTGATTTCAGTGAATAATTTTGGCGATAACTTTTCCAATTATGTTCAGGGTAAATTAAAAAGAGCTGTAAAAACCAATGATGATTATTTATTCCCTGTTGGGAGCGATAGATTTGCTTCAGGTAATACAGGTTATAACCCCGTTGAAATAGAAAATTTAACTACTGTGCCTGGAGGAGCCAATGCAATTGTAGCTGAGTTTATCCCTGAACCTAATATAGGCGGTGTAAGCTGGATGGGAAGTGCTGATTGTACTCCTCACGGGGGCATTGTTGATCAGCATTTTGATATAAATGACATGGTTGACAATTTCGGTTATTGGAATCTAACTGCTGATAATTCAACAGGATGGAGTTATGATATTTCTACAACACCAAGTGATGAGCTATTGAACCAAAATGCTGGAGCTACATATATGAAGTTGCTTAAAGCTCCCGGAGGTTCAGCTGGTTCAGCATACAACTGGTCTTCAGATGTTTTGAATTCAGGGATACTGTGTGAAGGTGTTAATGTAATAAGTGGAGCATTACATACATTTAATGCGAGTTCAAATCCTACTAATACTCCAACAGATGTGATTCCGGCCACTGGTCTTACAACTTTTTCTGATTTTGGTATTGCAAAAAGTGGTACTTTCGGCCTCCCCATAGAACTGGTTTCTTTGAAAGCCACACCTGTTGACAATGAATACATCAGAGTAGATTGGGTAACTGCCACTGAAATAAACAATGCCGGATTTGAAGTACATAGAAGTACTGATGGTGTCAACTTCCGTGAAATTGGATGGGTTGATGGTGCTGGAAACTCTACTGATGAATTGGAATATGCATTTGATGATCACGATGTAGAACCCAATAAAACCTATTACTACAGGTTGAAGCAAATAGACTATGATGGTGCTTTTGAATTGACATACATCGTGAATGCTAAAATCACAAAAGAAGGGGTACTCACAGTTGGTAACTTTATTCCTAATCCAAGTAACGGAAACAGTTACATTAATGTAAACTCTTCTGAAGTACATAAAATAAGAGTTCAGATATTTACCACACTTGGTCAGATAATCAATGTGAAAGATTTTGAAATCAATCCCGGTTTGAACAGAATGGATTTTGATTTCTCAATGCTGGCTGATGGTACTTATCATGCAGTGATAATGGTAGATGAAAATGAAGTGCACAATAAGAAAATTGTGATAACCAAATAA
- the fmt gene encoding methionyl-tRNA formyltransferase, translated as MRIVFMGTPEFAVPCLDILYKNGFTIAGVITAPDKKSGRGQKLQTSAVKKYALEKDFNILQPTNLKDSEFINTLRALKADLQVVVAFRMLPEIVWAMPSKGTFNLHASLLPDYRGAAPINWAIINGEKITGVTSFFIEKEIDTGKILFQEKVTIAENDTAGTLHNKLMDKGAEVVLKTVQAIDQNYYKAIEQDQSKALHQAPKIFPADCKINFDQAAKQVYNFIRGLSPYPGAWCYLDGNIFKIYFAEITEEKTQSIQAGTVEKSRKQLKIACKDYWLSLKEVQPEKKRRMDIKSFLAGYQELQPKIS; from the coding sequence ATGCGTATTGTATTTATGGGAACCCCTGAATTTGCCGTTCCCTGTCTTGATATTTTGTATAAAAATGGTTTTACAATTGCCGGAGTCATTACTGCTCCTGATAAAAAATCGGGAAGAGGCCAAAAACTGCAAACTTCGGCAGTAAAAAAATACGCTTTAGAAAAAGACTTTAATATCCTACAACCTACAAATCTTAAAGATTCTGAGTTCATCAATACATTGAGAGCTTTGAAAGCGGACTTGCAAGTGGTTGTAGCTTTCAGAATGCTACCTGAGATTGTCTGGGCAATGCCGTCCAAAGGCACCTTCAATTTACACGCTTCTCTCCTGCCCGATTACCGCGGTGCTGCCCCCATCAACTGGGCCATTATTAATGGAGAAAAGATCACCGGTGTAACAAGCTTTTTTATCGAAAAAGAAATTGACACCGGAAAAATTCTTTTTCAGGAAAAAGTAACAATTGCAGAGAATGATACTGCGGGTACTTTGCATAATAAATTAATGGATAAAGGAGCTGAGGTTGTTTTAAAAACTGTACAGGCCATAGATCAGAATTATTATAAGGCAATAGAACAGGATCAAAGTAAAGCCCTACATCAGGCTCCTAAAATATTCCCAGCTGACTGTAAAATCAATTTTGATCAAGCGGCAAAACAAGTTTATAATTTTATCAGAGGCTTAAGTCCTTATCCCGGTGCCTGGTGCTATCTGGATGGTAATATTTTTAAAATTTATTTTGCTGAAATTACTGAAGAAAAAACACAAAGTATTCAAGCTGGAACGGTTGAAAAAAGTAGAAAACAATTGAAAATTGCCTGCAAAGACTATTGGCTTTCCTTAAAAGAAGTACAACCTGAAAAGAAGCGCAGGATGGATATCAAAAGCTTTTTGGCAGGTTACCAGGAACTCCAACCCAAAATATCATAG
- a CDS encoding T9SS type A sorting domain-containing protein encodes MEILKNSSLAFMLLISIMIQAQNPTPNKAKIWYFGENAGLDFNQGLPVPITNGAVISSEGVASISDANGQLQFYTNGDGHVNNNGAVWNRNHQVMPNGFLANTSGCASSVQSSLIIEAPGNSNAYYLFTTDCVENNLARGLRYAYVDMNLDGGLGDVVVKDVELKAYTNESLTAVRHANGKEYWVITHIAQTDSFYAYHLGRTGIIGVVKSKVGPVAPDYAGEINPSFSGDRLVFSATDFTGLFSFDKSTGELYNHRDLQTRSFTSTFSPNCNFLYTVNPSTKEIFQFDLNKNDLLNSKTLIGTTSDYAGSIKVGPDNKIYIAQRNSSYLSTIERPDYPGMACNFQNQGIHLDGKRSKYGLPNFPNDFVGECSPFPADSEDKNQFWANIGNMRLAANTASFQWGNISAQATYNVQYRSANDFKWKNETVNTNEINIDQLEANSDYEVRIISAAYGNAVYYPITGHEIEDVKANGTATPYELPGTAFTTLDRFSVGIYPNPVRGQGVVEIDLGEQSLDVMVQISDMSGRTVYAESLSKATGTNKVEVPFNGLANGMYQLSIQSENQTDNKKFIVMN; translated from the coding sequence ATGGAAATCTTAAAGAATTCAAGCTTAGCATTTATGCTATTGATTAGCATAATGATTCAAGCCCAAAACCCCACTCCCAATAAAGCCAAAATTTGGTATTTTGGGGAAAATGCCGGACTTGATTTTAACCAGGGACTGCCCGTACCAATCACCAATGGTGCGGTTATCAGTAGTGAAGGGGTTGCATCTATTTCAGATGCAAATGGACAGTTGCAGTTTTATACCAATGGTGACGGACATGTCAATAACAATGGTGCCGTATGGAACAGAAACCACCAGGTAATGCCCAATGGTTTTTTAGCAAATACTTCAGGTTGTGCAAGCTCTGTACAGTCTTCTTTAATCATTGAAGCCCCTGGAAACTCCAATGCCTATTACCTGTTTACCACAGATTGTGTTGAAAATAATTTGGCTCGTGGTTTAAGATATGCCTATGTTGATATGAACTTAGATGGAGGGCTGGGGGATGTTGTGGTAAAGGATGTTGAGCTGAAAGCTTATACCAATGAAAGCCTAACAGCCGTACGTCATGCCAATGGAAAAGAATACTGGGTGATTACACATATTGCTCAAACCGATTCTTTTTATGCCTATCATTTGGGAAGAACGGGCATTATAGGTGTGGTAAAATCAAAAGTAGGTCCTGTAGCTCCAGATTATGCAGGAGAAATCAACCCCTCTTTTAGCGGTGATCGACTGGTATTTTCAGCTACGGATTTCACCGGATTATTCAGTTTCGATAAATCTACGGGAGAATTATATAATCACAGAGATTTACAAACAAGGAGTTTTACTTCTACTTTTTCTCCCAATTGTAATTTCCTTTATACAGTAAATCCTTCAACAAAAGAAATCTTTCAGTTTGACCTGAATAAAAATGACCTGTTAAACAGCAAAACACTCATTGGTACAACTTCAGATTATGCTGGATCAATAAAAGTAGGCCCCGACAACAAAATATATATTGCTCAACGTAACAGTAGCTATCTATCTACTATTGAAAGACCGGATTATCCAGGTATGGCCTGTAATTTCCAGAACCAAGGCATTCACCTCGATGGCAAAAGAAGCAAATACGGGCTGCCCAATTTCCCCAATGATTTTGTAGGTGAATGTTCGCCATTCCCTGCTGACAGTGAAGACAAGAACCAGTTTTGGGCCAATATTGGAAATATGCGCTTAGCTGCTAATACTGCTTCCTTCCAATGGGGCAATATCAGTGCCCAGGCTACATACAATGTACAGTATCGATCTGCTAATGATTTTAAATGGAAAAATGAAACTGTTAATACAAATGAAATCAATATTGATCAGCTTGAAGCCAACAGCGATTATGAAGTAAGAATTATTTCAGCTGCCTATGGAAATGCTGTGTACTATCCAATAACCGGTCATGAAATCGAGGATGTTAAAGCCAATGGCACAGCAACGCCTTATGAACTGCCTGGAACAGCATTTACCACTCTTGACAGGTTCTCGGTGGGTATTTATCCTAATCCCGTAAGAGGACAAGGCGTGGTTGAAATTGATCTTGGTGAGCAGTCTTTAGACGTAATGGTTCAAATCTCTGATATGAGCGGCAGAACTGTTTATGCAGAATCGCTCAGTAAGGCTACAGGAACAAACAAAGTAGAAGTTCCTTTCAATGGACTGGCCAATGGCATGTACCAATTGAGTATTCAATCTGAAAATCAAACTGACAATAAAAAATTCATTGTTATGAATTAA
- a CDS encoding YkgJ family cysteine cluster protein, producing MNNPSSICLSCGLCCDGTVIGFVELDREELPAMRQLLDLEEVDGNRVFLQPCKNYCEGCQIYSKRPKQCASFKCGLLKSLEQKELNFDAAIEMIRELKQKKSALEEKLALLDLDLHSQSFHFKIEELKRFLQKEKSKSTLKQKHLELLSELQQFDKLLLKNMGMAPLLAQE from the coding sequence ATGAATAACCCCTCCAGTATTTGTTTGTCTTGCGGCCTTTGCTGTGATGGCACTGTGATTGGATTTGTAGAGCTCGACCGGGAAGAACTGCCTGCAATGCGCCAATTACTAGATCTGGAGGAAGTGGATGGCAATAGGGTTTTTCTGCAACCCTGTAAGAACTACTGTGAGGGTTGCCAAATTTATTCCAAAAGACCGAAACAATGTGCCAGCTTTAAGTGCGGACTTTTAAAATCACTCGAACAAAAGGAATTGAATTTTGATGCGGCTATTGAAATGATCCGGGAGCTTAAACAAAAAAAGAGCGCCCTGGAAGAAAAGTTAGCGCTACTAGACCTTGATCTACATTCTCAATCATTTCACTTTAAAATAGAAGAATTGAAAAGGTTTTTGCAAAAGGAAAAGTCAAAATCCACCTTAAAGCAAAAGCATCTGGAACTACTATCGGAGCTCCAGCAGTTCGATAAACTGCTCTTAAAAAATATGGGTATGGCTCCCCTATTAGCTCAAGAATGA
- a CDS encoding FtsX-like permease family protein — protein MNIERFITKRLIFNKERSFSKFIIRIAIAAVALSMAVMILTISLVSGFQKEITDKIFGFWGHIHITEFGIGKSEHPISINQVYYPHLDTLPEIKHIQVFAYKAGIIKTEDQIEGLVLKGVSSDFDWDFLNSEMESGKVLDVSKATVSSGILISSYTARRLNLKVGDKALAYFIQNPPRYRQLEIEGIYNTGLEEYDKMYALVDLRHIQQLNDWEEHMVGGFEVFLENPSELERISEYILYDVLGYDQMAQTIKEVYPNIFDWLELQNMNELIIILLMIAVAAINMITCLLILILDRTRMIGILKALGANNFQIRKIFLYQAAYILGFGMLAGNLLGIGIALLQMHFQFIQLDEASYYVSYAPVNLNILHLLLLNISTFLLCLLFLLLPSFLVAKIAPVRAIRVD, from the coding sequence TTGAATATAGAGCGCTTCATAACCAAAAGGCTGATCTTTAATAAAGAACGCAGCTTCTCCAAATTTATCATTAGGATAGCTATAGCTGCTGTGGCATTGAGTATGGCAGTGATGATTCTTACCATTAGCCTGGTCAGTGGATTCCAAAAAGAGATAACTGATAAAATTTTCGGTTTTTGGGGACACATCCATATTACAGAGTTTGGAATTGGAAAATCGGAACATCCCATAAGTATAAACCAGGTTTATTATCCACATCTCGATACATTACCGGAAATAAAGCACATCCAGGTTTTTGCCTACAAGGCCGGGATTATAAAAACGGAAGATCAGATTGAAGGCCTGGTATTGAAAGGAGTGAGTAGTGATTTTGACTGGGATTTTTTAAACAGCGAAATGGAATCCGGGAAAGTGCTTGATGTGTCAAAAGCAACTGTTTCATCTGGAATTTTAATTTCCTCCTACACTGCCAGGCGTCTGAATCTGAAGGTTGGAGACAAAGCCCTTGCTTATTTTATTCAAAACCCACCACGATACCGGCAACTGGAAATTGAGGGAATTTACAATACAGGACTGGAAGAATATGACAAAATGTACGCCCTGGTGGATTTGCGGCACATCCAGCAACTCAATGATTGGGAAGAACACATGGTTGGAGGTTTTGAGGTATTCCTTGAAAATCCTTCTGAATTGGAGCGTATATCAGAATATATCCTGTATGATGTGTTGGGCTATGATCAAATGGCACAGACCATTAAGGAAGTCTATCCGAATATTTTTGATTGGCTCGAATTGCAGAATATGAACGAGTTGATCATTATTTTATTGATGATTGCAGTGGCAGCCATTAATATGATCACTTGCCTCTTGATCCTGATTTTAGACCGCACCCGGATGATAGGTATCTTAAAAGCACTGGGAGCCAATAATTTTCAGATCAGGAAAATATTTCTCTATCAGGCTGCGTATATTCTTGGTTTTGGAATGCTTGCCGGCAACTTGTTGGGAATTGGTATTGCCTTGCTACAGATGCATTTCCAGTTTATTCAATTGGATGAGGCTTCTTATTATGTGAGCTATGCACCTGTTAATTTGAATATCTTGCATTTGCTCTTACTCAATATTTCTACTTTTCTACTTTGTCTTTTATTTCTGCTGCTGCCTTCTTTTCTGGTGGCTAAAATTGCCCCGGTAAGGGCGATAAGGGTGGATTAA
- a CDS encoding DUF1343 domain-containing protein, with product MNNRLLITSLLLFFTLSIFAQNHLMMGADQLDEYLPKLKDKKVGIATNHTGIVGHPQNPKHIVDTLLALGVDVRAIFTPEHGFRGDEDAGASIRSGKDKKTGLPIISLYGKQKKPDAKDLEDIDLILFDIQDVGARFYTYISTMHYLMEACAENNKSFIVLDRPNPNGFYVDGPVLKPEFTSFVGMHPVPIVHGMTVGEYAQMINGEKWLAGGIQCDLEVIKCNRYYHNFRYKLPIKPSPNLPNMTAIYLYPSLCLFEGTDISVGRGTDFPFQVIGSPDIKAGKFHFTPQSMEGAKNPKHKGEKCYGQDFSQLREEYFVNERAINIDWLISFYNRYQGDKEDFFTNYFDKLAGTDQLRQQIEAGKNPKFIKSSWQEDLEKFMSIRSKYLLYDDFRFN from the coding sequence ATGAACAATCGTTTATTAATCACATCCCTTCTATTATTTTTCACTTTAAGCATATTTGCTCAAAACCATCTGATGATGGGCGCAGACCAACTTGATGAGTATCTGCCAAAACTAAAAGACAAAAAAGTCGGCATTGCTACCAACCACACAGGCATCGTTGGACATCCTCAAAATCCAAAACACATCGTAGATACGCTTTTAGCTCTTGGAGTGGATGTGAGGGCTATTTTCACCCCTGAGCATGGTTTCAGGGGCGATGAAGATGCAGGAGCTAGCATTAGGAGTGGAAAAGACAAAAAAACCGGGCTGCCTATAATTTCCCTCTACGGAAAGCAGAAAAAACCCGATGCCAAAGATCTGGAAGATATTGACCTGATCCTCTTTGATATACAGGATGTTGGGGCACGTTTTTACACCTATATTTCCACCATGCATTATTTAATGGAGGCTTGTGCAGAAAACAATAAAAGTTTTATTGTGCTTGATCGCCCCAATCCCAATGGCTTTTATGTGGATGGGCCGGTTTTAAAACCGGAATTCACCTCATTTGTGGGTATGCATCCGGTGCCAATCGTTCACGGTATGACTGTTGGCGAATATGCACAAATGATCAATGGTGAAAAATGGCTTGCAGGTGGTATTCAGTGTGATTTGGAAGTAATTAAATGCAATAGGTATTATCATAATTTCCGCTATAAACTGCCAATAAAACCCTCGCCAAACCTGCCCAATATGACCGCCATTTACCTCTACCCTTCACTATGTCTTTTTGAAGGCACCGACATCAGTGTTGGCCGGGGTACTGACTTCCCTTTCCAGGTTATTGGTTCTCCTGATATTAAAGCTGGAAAATTTCATTTCACACCACAAAGTATGGAAGGAGCTAAAAATCCAAAACACAAAGGGGAAAAATGTTATGGTCAGGATTTCAGTCAATTGCGCGAAGAATATTTCGTAAATGAAAGAGCAATTAATATTGATTGGCTAATCTCATTTTACAATAGATACCAGGGAGACAAAGAAGATTTCTTTACAAATTATTTTGATAAACTGGCAGGCACGGATCAGTTGCGTCAGCAAATTGAAGCTGGAAAAAACCCGAAATTCATAAAAAGCAGTTGGCAGGAAGATTTGGAAAAATTCATGTCTATCCGTTCAAAGTATTTGCTCTATGATGATTTCCGTTTCAACTGA